From the genome of Nicotiana sylvestris chromosome 2, ASM39365v2, whole genome shotgun sequence, one region includes:
- the LOC104210991 gene encoding uncharacterized protein, whose product MEEKKKSRQLNPPSIFNISLSMEENSTKINAIPTEQPLHNPMASHSLMSTIVTLYALILLYFPTTTAFSPVLISTSLLLLSLLKLGAAQRAKKPESKDPSLQVSRDFAYHDDCTSCEKDCVFDPEPKPNRDPDPIRFHDNCFVESNVGSNCEKDSVFDPEPKPDRDSDCFVESSMDAVCGKDSVYDPEPRPFCGDSFVEWNVRAPLEVIYEAYEGEEEECTEEKREEELRVIQRYASLSLYYPETDTDSSSDGDSPVIGNWDSRENLYFRWDEEEDREELIEIELDFCRRNSEVEEENLIEIDLTPANLPVGLFCN is encoded by the coding sequence ATGGAGGAAAAGAAAAAGTCAAGACAATTAAATCCTCCCTCCATATTCAATATCTCACTTTCCATGGAAGAAAATTCAACCAAAATAAATGCCATTCCCACTGAACAACCACTACACAACCCTATGGCATCCCATTCTCTAATGTCCACCATTGTCACTCTCTACGCTCTCATTCTCCTCTACTTCCCCACCACCACTGCTTTTTCTCCAGTCCTCATCTCCACTTCACTTTTATTACTTTCCCTTCTCAAACTCGGTGCAGCTCAAAGAGCTAAAAAACCCGAATCCAAGGACCCATCATTACAAGTTTCGCGTGATTTTGCTTACCATGATGATTGCACCAGCTGTGAAAAGGATTGTGTGTTTGACCCGGAACCTAAACCCAACCGGGATCCGGACCCAATACGGTTTCATGACAACTGCTTCGTCGAATCAAATGTAGGCTCCAACTGTGAAAAGGATTCGGTGTTTGACCCGGAGCCTAAACCCGACCGGGATTCCGACTGCTTCGTCGAATCCTCTATGGACGCCGTTTGTGGAAAGGATTCGGTGTATGACCCGGAACCGAGACCGTTTTGCGGTGACAGCTTTGTGGAGTGGAATGTGAGGGCGCCATTGGAGGTTATATACGAAGCGTacgaaggagaagaagaggaatgTACAGAGGAGAAGAGAGAGGAAGAGTTAAGGGTTATTCAGAGGTACGCGTCGTTGTCACTATATTACCCGGAAACGGATACGGATAGTTCGTCTGACGGGGATTCGCCGGTCATCGGAAACTGGGACTCGCGGGAGAATTTGTATTTCCGGTGGGACGAGGAGGAAGATAgagaagagttgatagagattgAATTGGATTTTTGCAGGAGAAATAGCGAAGTTGAGGAAGAGAATTTGATCGAAATTGATCTTACTCCGGCGAATTTGCCGGTAGGGTTATTTTGTAATTAA